The Dioscorea cayenensis subsp. rotundata cultivar TDr96_F1 chromosome 7, TDr96_F1_v2_PseudoChromosome.rev07_lg8_w22 25.fasta, whole genome shotgun sequence genome includes a region encoding these proteins:
- the LOC120264737 gene encoding secreted RxLR effector protein 161-like: MEKSITLRQSAYANKVLEQFGMSDCNAVNVPLEHKVKLHKDGEGEPIDVTEYRCIIGSLRYLLHTRPDLSFAVGLLSRYMQRPTSLHLKAMKQTLRYLKGTIHFGLIYTKGGNDEELVCYSNSDLAGDLDDRKSTGGMVFYINNCLVSWGSYK, encoded by the coding sequence atggagaaatcgatcaCTCTTAGGCAATCAGCTTATGCAAACAAAGTATTGGAACAATTCGGCATGAGTGATTGTAATGCTGTAAATGTGCCCCTAGAGCATAAAGTAAAACTACACAAGGATGGAGAAGGTGAACCCATTGATGTCACTGAGTACCGATGTATCATTGGATCTCTCAGATATCTCCTACACACTCGACCGGACTTGTCATTCGCCGTGGGATTACTCAGCAGATATATGCAGCGACCAACCTCATTACACCTCAAGGCTATGAAGCAGACTCTGAGATATTTGAAAGGGACTATTCACTTTGGACTGATATACACTAAAGGAGGAAATGATGAAGAACTCGTCTGTTACTCTAATAGCGACCTCGCTGGTGATCTGGACGATAGAAAGAGCACAGGTGGTATGGTCTTTTACATCAACAACTGTCTTGTGTCATGGGGTTCTTATAAGTAG